TGGCGCGAAGCTGCAGCACGTGCAGGAGGAAAGAGATTGAAGCCCTGCCTCGTTTATCTTCCAAACGAGGAGCAGCTGCGCGAGGAGTGGAAAGAGAATGTACTGCCGAAGCTGGAACAGTGCGGTTATTTGCCACGAATGTCCGATGATTTGCAAGCGGAGAGCAGCGGTGAAGATACGGTTCGTCTCATCTCCGAGTGCAAGCTGATATTGGCAGATATCGCAAGCGGCGAACCCGAGATTTACTTTGCTGCGGGATTTGCGCTGGGCATGCAGATCCCGGTCATCCTGACCGTCAATCGGCTCAACGCGGATAATTTGAGAGTGCGAATAAAGCAAATACAACCTTATGTATGGGAGAAGACGGAAGATGTAGCCGCGATGATGCAGCGGCGGTTAAACGTGTAACATCCATACCGGAGCACAAGAAAAAGCCCGAGAATTCGGGCTTTTTGACATTTTAAGAGTGTGGCTGGGAGTCATTCCGAAGATGCTTATTTAATTAATGATATTAATTAAATTTCTCGTATTGGAAAATTAATCACATTAACTAGTTAATTAACGTGATTAAATTAAAAAGCGGACAGTTGTTTAATATGACCCTTGATATTGTGCATCTTCGTATTCGAATTCCAGGCCTGGCATAAGGGAGACGTCCATATCGTATGCACTTTCGGCCGATTTTACCATTGGGGTCGCCGAGAAAAACAGTTCATTGTACACAAAGCACTTCTTAAACTTGTGAAGTACGCTGCACTCATAGCGGTTTGACTTAAATAAGTTTAAATAGCTAGTTTCGTCCCGTATGTGCTCGCCGTCATCATACCAGTTCATAAAACGGTTGCTGAATTGCGTGTTTTCTCTCAGATAAGGCTCCATTACAATGATTTTTCCATCCGGTTTCAATACTCGCTCGAACTCCAGCAGATAATTCCTTATTAGCTCGTCAGGAATATGGTGCAGAACGGCAATTACAAAAATATAATCAAACGAATCGTCGTTTGACGGGATACGCTGCTCATCAAATATGACAAAATTATGATCGGGATAAAGATGTTTAGCCAGATTTACCCTCTCTTTATCGGGCTCAATACCTATATAATGGCCGGGAGTGCATATGGAACAATTAGCACCGGTTCCCGATCCGAAATCGAGTATGATTTTATTATCCAATTCAAAGTGATTCTTGATGTGCTCATGGATGTATTTTCTCGTCAGCCATTGCGGACGCACAAACCAGTGATA
This is a stretch of genomic DNA from Paenibacillus sp. sptzw28. It encodes these proteins:
- a CDS encoding class I SAM-dependent methyltransferase, which produces MLDLITSYITSVNYETVVTTNVMPLSPRLYHWFVRPQWLTRKYIHEHIKNHFELDNKIILDFGSGTGANCSICTPGHYIGIEPDKERVNLAKHLYPDHNFVIFDEQRIPSNDDSFDYIFVIAVLHHIPDELIRNYLLEFERVLKPDGKIIVMEPYLRENTQFSNRFMNWYDDGEHIRDETSYLNLFKSNRYECSVLHKFKKCFVYNELFFSATPMVKSAESAYDMDVSLMPGLEFEYEDAQYQGSY